Proteins co-encoded in one Malus sylvestris chromosome 9, drMalSylv7.2, whole genome shotgun sequence genomic window:
- the LOC126634099 gene encoding trans-cinnamate:CoA ligase, peroxisomal-like: MAFESMNMLPKCDANYAALSPTTFLKRAAAFYADRTSIIYEGTRFTWAQTYDRCCRLASSLVSLNIVKHDVVSVLAPNIPAMYEMHFGVPMAGAVLNTINTRLDAKTIASILRHSGAKVFFVDYQFVPLARDILRILTTGTAGTSMPLVIVIDDIDSPTGIRLGELEYEQLIKRGNPGFVSVPVDDEWDPVALNYTSGTTSEPKGVVYSHRGAFLSTLSLILGWEMGGEPVYLWTLPMFHCNGWTFTWGVAARGGTNVCLRNTTAYDIYRNIHLHKVTHMCCAPIIFNILLEAKTHERCEISTPVQILTGGAPPPAPLLKKIEPLGFKVTHAYGLTEATGPALVCEWQAKWNKLSQDGQAKLKARQGISILTLADVDVKNKDTMESVPHDGKTMGEIVLRGSSIMKGYFKDPKATKKAFQNGWFWTGDVGVVHPDGYMEIKDRSKDVIISGGENISSVEVENMLHGHPKVLEAAVVAMPHPRWGESPCAFVALRSNAEGAATESEIIAYCRKNLPHFMVPKKVEFLPQLPRNPMGKVLKNVLRDQAKSFILSESQQTAVDSHSNDQQILALSRL; this comes from the exons ATGGCCTTTGAATCGATGAATATGCTTCCGAAATGTGATGCCAATTACGCAGCTCTCTCTCCCACAACCTTTCTCAAGAGAGCTGCTGCCTTTTATGCCGACCGTACCTCAATCATCTATGAAGGCACTCGCTTCACTTGGGCCCAAACCTACGACCGTTGCTGCCGTCTCGCTTCCTCCCTCGTTTCCCTCAACATCGTCAAACACGATGTG GTTTCAGTATTGGCTCCTAACATTCCGGCAATGTACGAAATGCATTTCGGAGTGCCCATGGCCGGGGCCGTTCTCAACACCATCAATACCCGCCTGGACGCCAAAACCATAGCCTCCATTCTCCGGCACTCAGGAGCCAAAGTCTTCTTTGTCGACTACCAATTTGTCCCCCTGGCACGTGACATCCTGAGGATTCTCACCACCGGAACTGCCGGCACATCCATGCCGTTGGTCATCGTGATCGACGATATCGACTCCCCCACTGGCATTCGACTCGGCGAGTTGGAGTACGAGCAACTCATCAAAAGGGGCAATCCCGGATTTGTCTCCGTTCCGGTCGATGACGAATGGGACCCCGTCGCTTTGAATTACACCTCCGGAACGACATCGGAGCCCAAAGGCGTTGTGTACAGCCACAGAGGTGCATTCTTGAGCACCCTGAGCCTAATTTTGGGCTGGGAAATGGGGGGCGAGCCTGTTTATTTGTGGACCCTCCCCATGTTTCATTGCAACGGCTGGACCTTCACGTGGGGCGTCGCAGCACGCGGCGGCACCAACGTCTGCCTCCGTAACACCACTGCCTACGACATCTACCGCAACATTCACCTCCACAAGGTGACGCACATGTGCTGCGCCcccatcatcttcaacatcctCCTCGAGGCCAAAACCCACGAGCGCTGCGAGATCTCAACGCCCGTCCAGATACTCACTGGCGGAGCCCCTCCTCCGGCCCCTCTCCTCAAGAAGATCGAGCCGCTAGGGTTTAAAGTAACCCACGCGTACGGCCTGACAGAGGCAACAGGCCCCGCTTTGGTCTGCGAATGGCAGGCCAAGTGGAACAAGCTGTCTCAGGATGGTCAGGCCAAACTCAAGGCAAGGCAAGGCATAAGCATATTGACTCTTGCCGACGTGGATGTAAAAAACAAGGACACAATGGAGAGTGTCCCCCATGACGGGAAGACCATGGGGGAGATTGTTTTGCGTGGGAGTAGCATCATGAAAGGGTATTTCAAGGATCCCAAGGCGACCAAGAAGGCGTTCCAGAACGGATGGTTCTGGACTGGAGACGTCGGGGTTGTACACCCGGACGGCTACATGGAGATAAAGGACAGGTCGAAAGACGTGATCATATCAGGAGGAGAAAATATTAGCAGTGTGGAAGTTGAAAATATGTTACATGGGCATCCAAAGGTGTTAGAAGCAGCAGTTGTGGCAATGCCACACCCTCGATGGGGAGAGAGCCCTTGTGCTTTTGTGGCTCTCCGAAGCAACGCCGAGGGGGCAGCCACCGAGTCCGAAATCATTGCTTACTGCCGGAAAAACTTGCCGCATTTTATGGTGCCCAAGAAGGTGGAGTTTCTGCCCCAGCTGCCCAGGAATCCGATGGGCAAGGTTCTCAAAAACGTTTTGAGGGATCAGGCAAAGTCATTCATCTTATCCGAAAGTCAACAGACCGCCGTTGATTCCCACAGCAATGATCAGCAGATTCTTGCTTTGTCGCGTCTTTGA
- the LOC126633986 gene encoding uncharacterized protein LOC126633986: MERYFKRKTQPEILEPSPKSPKNNESSSKQTCVDSMEINSETLQYDPGLRTPILSYHPNVRDQVRRAYLQNKPCQPKTHAFPYTNFGTKPRRFNPAWFTQFPNWLEYSTSQDAAYCLCCYLFKPDIGDQSGGDTFVGVGFKNWKCKKKLEIHVGGPNSSHNNAWRNCEALLNQKQHIETVITKQTDQDRIDYRTRLGASVGVSKILLQQGLPFRGHDESENSLNQGNFLEILRWLRHYNEGIKAVTLENAPEILKLTSPDIQKDISSAISYEIISAITSDINDSLFSILVDESRDKSSKEQMAIVLRFVDKGHVIERFVGIEHVADTKASSLKLAIDDFFSRHGLSISKLRGQGYDGASNMQGEFNGLKALILNENESAFYVHCFAHQLQLALVAVAKKNSEIGDLFTMVSSVVNIVVASSKCRDILREKHAHVVLEALENNELSSGQGLNQETTLKRASDTRWNSHYNCLISLAHMFSSTIEVLEIVRKDGTSSEQKFEANVLLTFIQSFNFIFGLHLMKKVLGITNDLSQALQKKDQDIVNAMNLVNICKGRLQRMRESGWESLFDEVSSFCDKNRIKIPSMDDIFTSGERPNRKAHPITNVHHYRVDLFTDVIDKQLTELNDRFTEKNTELLLCVACLSPSNSFSAFDKEKLMRLAQFYPSDFSEHDLELLKEQLENYIWEMTSNSEFADLKGISDLAQKMVGTKKDHTYLLVYLLLTLALILPVATASVERVFSAMNIVKNTLRNRMGDLWMNDCLVAYIENDIFNSIEDEAIMQRFQNMKTRRGQLF; this comes from the coding sequence ATGGAAAgatatttcaaaagaaaaacacaaccTGAGATATTAGAACCGTCTCCAAAGAGTCCAAAGAACAATGAAAGTAGTTCAAAACAAACTTGTGTGGATTCTATGGAAATTAACTCGGAAACTCTCCAATATGATCCTGGATTGCGTACACCGATTTTGAGTTATCATCCTAATGTTCGAGACCAAGTTCGAAGAGCCTATCTCCAAAATAAACCTTGTCAACCAAAAACCCATGCATTTCCCTACACAAATTTTGGGACAAAGCCTAGAAGGTTCAATCCTGCTTGGTTTACTCAATTTCCTAATTGGTTGGAGTATAGCACATCACAGGATGCTGCCTATTGTTTATGTTGTTATCTCTTCAAACCTGATATTGGAGATCAATCTGGTGgggatacttttgttggagTCGGATTCAAGAAttggaagtgcaagaagaaACTAGAAATTCATGTTGGAGGACCTAATAGTTCTCATAATAATGCTTGGAGAAACTGTGAAGCCTTATTAAACCAAAAGCAACATATTGAAACAGTTATCACAAAACAAACTGATCAAGATCGAATTGATTATCGAACTCGATTAGGTGCATCAGTTGGGGTTAGTAAAATTCTCTTACAACAAGGTCTTCCATTTCGTGGGCATGATGAATCTGAAAACTCACTCAACCAAGGAAACTTTCTTGAAATTCTACGGTGGCTACGTCATTATAATGAGGGTATAAAGGCTGTCACGCTAGAAAATGCTcctgaaattttgaaattgacatCACCTGATATTCAGAAGGACATCTCAAGTGCTATTTCATATGAAATCATTAGTGCAATCACTAGTGATATTAATGATTCTTTATTTTCCATTCTTGTTGATGAATCACGAGACAAGTCTTCAAAGGAGCAAATGGCCATTGTATTGCGCTTTGTGGATAAGGGTCATGTGATAGAGCGCTTTGTAGGTATTGAGCATGTTGCAGATACTAAAGCTTCCTCACTCAAGTTAGCCATTGATGATTTCTTTTCTAGACATGGACTGAGCATATCAAAATTGCGTGGGCAAGGCTATGATGGGGCAAGTAATATGCAAGGTGAGTTCAATGGCCTTAAAGCACTAATTTTAAATGAGAATGAGTCTGCCTTTTATGTTCATTGTTTTGCTCATCAACTTCAATTAGCTCTAGTAGcagtggcaaaaaaaaattctgaaattGGAGATCTCTTTACTATGGTTTCTTCTGTGGTGAATATTGTGGTGGCATCTTCTAAGTGTCGTGATATTCTGAGAGAGAAACATGCTCATGTAGTTTTGGAAGCACTAGAAAATAACGAGCTTTCAAGTGGACAAGGTTTGAATCAAGAAACTACTCTTAAGCGGGCTAGTGACACGCGATGGAACTCTCACTATAATTGTTTAATCAGCTTGGCTCACATGTTCTCATCAACGATAGAAGTGCTTGAGATTGTAAGAAAAGATGGAACAAGTTCTGAACAAAAATTTGAAGCAAATGTTCTATTGACTTTTATTCAATCTTTCAACTTTATTTTTGGTCTACACTTGATGAAAAAGGTTTTGGGGATCACAAACGATTTATCGCAGGCATTGCAAAAGAAggatcaagatattgtgaatgcAATGAACTTGGTCAATATATGCAAAGGAAGATTGCAAAGGATGCGAGAAAGTGGTTGGGAATCCTTATTTGATGAAGTTTCATCCTTTTGTGACAAGAATCGTATTAAAATTCCTAGCATGGATGATATTTTTACGAGTGGAGAGCGACCAAACCGAAAAGCTCATCCCATCACAAACGTGCACCATTATCGGGTTGATTTATTCACCGATGTCATAGATAAACAACTCACTGAGTTAAATGATCGATTTACTGAGAAGAATACTGAACTACTTCTTTGTGTGGCATGTTTAAGTCCAAGTAATTCTTTCTCTGCctttgacaaagaaaaattgatgCGTCTTGCCCAATTTTATCCAAGTGATTTTTCAGAGCACGATCTTGAGTTACTCAAAGAACAGCTTGAGAATTATATTTGGGAAATGACCTCTAATAGTGAGTTTGCAGATTTGAAAGGAATTAGTGATCTTGCACAAAAGATGGTTGGAACCAAGAAAGATCATACTTACCTGTTAGTGTACTTGCTTTTGACACTGGCACTCATCTTACCGGTTGCAACAGCAAGTGTAGAGCGAGTCTTTTCTGCTATGAACATTGTTAAGAACACCTTACGCAATCGAATGGGTGATTTGTGGATGAACGATTGTTTGGTTGCTTATAttgaaaatgatatttttaataGTATAGAGGACGAGGCTATCATGCAAcggtttcaaaatatgaaaactcGTCGAGgacaattattttaa